One genomic region from Natrarchaeobius halalkaliphilus encodes:
- a CDS encoding DUF357 domain-containing protein, with amino-acid sequence MSADLEEKTDRYGELLAEALEEATVAPPEGTPMADAADDCYEMAASYLADGEHFRENDDPVNALASFSYGHAWLDAGARVGLFDVPTEGHLFAAQ; translated from the coding sequence ATGTCCGCGGATCTCGAAGAGAAGACGGATCGCTACGGCGAGTTGCTCGCGGAGGCGCTCGAGGAGGCGACGGTCGCCCCGCCCGAGGGAACCCCGATGGCCGACGCCGCCGACGACTGTTACGAGATGGCGGCGTCGTATCTCGCGGACGGCGAACACTTTCGCGAGAACGACGACCCCGTCAACGCCCTGGCGTCGTTTTCCTACGGCCACGCCTGGCTCGATGCGGGCGCACGCGTCGGGTTGTTCGACGTCCCGACCGAGGGCCACCTGTTCGCCGCCCAGTGA
- a CDS encoding TOBE domain-containing protein yields the protein MTIEREYSTKLSVDGVTIEQRDIEMLDAIDQYGSMHKAADALGRSYARLQNRVVEIEEAVGTITERQRGGSGGGGTKLTQTARELRQQFDRHEAELNGVAQVTESVFTGTVRDRSGELATVDTDIGSVLALVPEETSDVQISVRSDAVVLTDPDEAPQTDGTSLRNQFTGTVDEIEPGDAIVRVSIRLGADSTIQALITKTSSERLALEPERTISVSFKATAARATSIESPTRE from the coding sequence ATGACGATTGAAAGGGAATATAGTACGAAACTCTCGGTCGATGGTGTCACGATCGAGCAACGCGACATCGAAATGCTCGACGCGATCGACCAGTACGGTTCGATGCACAAAGCAGCCGATGCGCTGGGACGGTCGTATGCACGATTGCAAAATCGCGTCGTCGAGATCGAAGAAGCCGTGGGGACAATCACGGAGCGACAGCGAGGCGGGAGCGGTGGCGGCGGAACCAAACTGACGCAAACTGCCCGAGAGCTGCGCCAGCAGTTCGATCGGCACGAAGCGGAACTCAACGGTGTTGCACAGGTAACGGAGTCCGTCTTTACGGGGACTGTCCGAGATCGATCCGGAGAACTTGCGACCGTCGATACTGACATCGGTTCGGTCCTCGCGCTGGTTCCCGAAGAGACGAGTGACGTCCAAATTAGCGTTCGCTCCGACGCAGTCGTCTTGACCGACCCAGACGAAGCGCCGCAAACAGACGGAACGAGTCTACGGAATCAATTCACTGGTACTGTTGACGAAATCGAACCCGGTGACGCGATCGTCAGAGTATCTATTCGACTCGGAGCGGACAGTACGATTCAGGCACTGATCACCAAAACCAGTTCAGAACGGTTAGCGCTCGAGCCGGAGCGAACCATTTCCGTCTCGTTCAAAGCAACGGCTGCACGAGCAACCTCGATCGAATCTCCGACTCGGGAATAG
- a CDS encoding BGTF surface domain-containing protein — protein sequence MSENSYREKGRAVFLAAIMVLSVVAMSVAFAGGAAAADADLDSGSTNWQGQELAITDVSDSASSEIASDEELQIREYEGDDDVGGLENEFSLDENESVVETDGLEAGDYVITLAGDRDSAVKLDGGVADEITDASDAYFEITSQDLDVSIDASEVNNGANSETELDVDSNRGTYSVVVSADGDLGEEDLFAIFVDNDSVDSGVMSTIGAESVDDLYDAITDDTETDVSTVYDNLSPTEPGAEFGFGEFNASVYDDEDDQIVLNDIDDRAADLDFDGIGEDEYDLTFEVADSTAEDSASIEVLDEDVDVEFDQTVYTQTAGDVVEFTIEFEDTDDAFVQFGDEDAGYVDILYIEDSEDDGEVTVQVNTRAVGVNSDADTGDVYDAGDDTVESMIIEHGGETDGDFEAVEFTDEDGDKLDASNAEHHLDEYVDELGLGDDAEEQLVRPLQATDYDLAINGMNEFTVTDDGESELGNELDLATLDLTPPGVDSIDTYVAPSNDANAEDDLEEVLDTVTQRTDIAADDQLIIKAEATGLFGALVYEEEDFGALEGGFSPETLGNVVDDDDWEGDGITFDVTADDATGNQEATSLKLDDDAEDGAVFVLADNEAGELYVIVDTSSSDAFDSSIDDGMDFTAELEYESHPDDRYVFDGDSVEDAYDGGANGDDPAYPYFLPDTVQSVSTDFTIVEPEVTFENLDEDDNVQLETSDEFEITGETNVAPGSDASVRITNAGDTPSFLHTLEDTEIDSDGYFATEPVDFSDRDEGDEGELDFRIGGSGIDTADALFVDQIEDDDDGADDDDDDGADDDGTDDDGTDDGADDDGTDDGADDDGADDDSDDGADDDSDDTVPGFGVAVALVALLAAAMLALRRQH from the coding sequence ATGAGCGAAAATTCATATCGCGAAAAGGGACGCGCAGTGTTCCTGGCAGCGATCATGGTCCTTTCCGTAGTCGCGATGTCGGTCGCATTCGCCGGCGGAGCAGCGGCAGCCGACGCCGACCTCGACTCGGGATCGACCAACTGGCAAGGACAGGAACTAGCAATCACCGACGTCTCCGATAGCGCATCGTCCGAAATCGCTTCGGACGAGGAACTCCAGATCCGCGAGTACGAAGGCGACGACGACGTCGGCGGTCTCGAAAACGAGTTCTCGCTGGACGAGAACGAGTCCGTCGTCGAAACGGACGGCCTCGAGGCTGGAGACTACGTCATCACGCTCGCGGGCGACCGCGATTCCGCGGTGAAACTCGACGGTGGCGTGGCGGACGAGATAACGGACGCCAGCGATGCCTACTTCGAGATCACCTCGCAGGACCTCGACGTCTCGATCGACGCCAGCGAGGTCAACAACGGTGCCAACAGCGAAACCGAACTCGACGTCGACTCGAACCGAGGAACGTACTCGGTGGTCGTCAGCGCCGACGGTGATCTCGGTGAGGAGGACCTGTTCGCCATCTTCGTCGACAACGACAGCGTCGACAGCGGAGTGATGAGCACCATCGGAGCAGAGAGCGTCGACGATCTCTACGACGCAATCACTGACGACACCGAGACCGACGTCTCGACCGTCTACGACAACCTGAGCCCGACCGAGCCCGGTGCCGAGTTCGGCTTCGGTGAGTTCAACGCCTCCGTCTACGACGACGAAGACGACCAGATCGTCCTCAACGACATCGACGACAGAGCGGCGGATCTCGACTTCGACGGCATCGGCGAGGACGAGTACGACCTCACGTTCGAGGTCGCTGACTCGACGGCCGAAGACAGCGCCTCGATCGAAGTCCTCGACGAGGACGTCGACGTCGAGTTCGACCAGACCGTCTACACGCAGACCGCCGGTGACGTCGTCGAGTTCACGATCGAATTCGAGGACACCGACGACGCGTTCGTCCAGTTCGGTGACGAGGACGCGGGCTACGTCGACATCCTCTACATCGAAGACAGCGAGGACGACGGTGAAGTGACCGTTCAGGTCAACACGCGCGCGGTCGGCGTCAACAGTGACGCCGACACCGGCGACGTCTACGACGCCGGAGACGACACCGTCGAGAGCATGATCATCGAACACGGTGGCGAGACTGACGGCGACTTCGAAGCGGTCGAGTTCACCGACGAGGACGGCGACAAACTCGACGCTAGCAATGCCGAGCACCACCTCGACGAGTACGTCGACGAACTCGGTCTCGGTGACGACGCCGAAGAACAGCTCGTTCGCCCGCTGCAGGCGACCGACTACGATCTCGCCATCAACGGGATGAACGAGTTCACCGTCACCGACGACGGCGAATCCGAACTCGGTAACGAACTCGACCTGGCCACGCTCGATCTGACGCCGCCTGGCGTCGATTCGATCGACACCTACGTCGCACCGTCTAACGACGCGAACGCAGAAGACGATCTCGAGGAAGTCCTCGATACCGTCACGCAGCGAACGGACATCGCAGCGGACGACCAGCTGATCATCAAAGCCGAAGCGACCGGTCTCTTCGGCGCGCTGGTCTACGAAGAGGAGGACTTCGGCGCACTCGAGGGCGGCTTCTCGCCGGAGACGCTCGGGAACGTCGTCGACGATGACGACTGGGAGGGTGACGGAATCACCTTCGACGTCACGGCTGACGACGCCACGGGTAACCAGGAAGCGACCTCGCTCAAACTCGACGACGACGCCGAAGACGGAGCCGTCTTCGTCCTCGCAGACAACGAGGCCGGCGAACTCTACGTCATCGTCGACACGAGTTCCAGCGACGCGTTCGATAGCTCGATCGACGACGGCATGGACTTCACCGCCGAACTCGAGTACGAAAGCCATCCCGACGACCGCTACGTCTTCGACGGCGATTCGGTCGAGGACGCGTACGACGGTGGCGCGAACGGCGACGATCCCGCCTACCCGTACTTCCTGCCCGATACCGTCCAGTCCGTAAGTACTGACTTTACGATCGTCGAGCCGGAAGTCACGTTCGAGAACCTCGACGAGGACGACAACGTCCAGCTCGAGACCTCGGACGAGTTCGAAATCACCGGCGAGACGAACGTCGCACCGGGTTCGGACGCGAGCGTCCGCATCACGAACGCCGGCGACACGCCGAGCTTCCTGCACACGCTCGAGGATACGGAGATCGACTCTGACGGGTACTTCGCGACGGAACCCGTCGACTTCAGCGACCGTGACGAAGGCGACGAAGGCGAACTCGACTTCCGCATCGGCGGCAGCGGAATCGACACCGCTGACGCGCTCTTCGTCGATCAGATCGAAGATGACGACGACGGTGCCGACGACGATGACGACGACGGTGCCGACGATGATGGTACCGACGACGACGGTACCGACGACGGCGCTGACGACGACGGTACCGACGACGGTGCCGACGACGATGGCGCTGACGACGACTCCGACGACGGCGCTGACGATGACTCCGACGACACCGTCCCCGGCTTCGGTGTCGCAGTCGCACTCGTCGCCCTGCTGGCAGCCGCGATGCTCGCGCTTCGCCGCCAGCACTGA
- a CDS encoding BGTF surface domain-containing protein, translating into MSTRNTTSYREKGRAVFLAAIMVISVVAMSAAFAGAATATDDDLDSGSTYWQGQELHLNLTGADDPDNEYQVRSYDSSDDDVGGLQDEFSTDEDDNYTYETDGLDAGDYVVTNAGDNSVVEFDNGVVHDPDANASDAYFEITTQDLDVEFDDDEVNDGDSSTTDLDIDSNRGSYSVIVGADGDLDDEELFNIFVNNDSVGSDTLDDIDNADHADDLYDEIRDESVSNASTINDDHEPTDSGYEHYGFGAFNASLYDDSEDDYEELIVLSDISDREEEVNFQDIDADEYDFDFEIVDTTAEDSATINVVEEDVDGSFDQSVYTQTAGDVVEFTVELEDTDEAWIQIGDEDAGFVDIVHVEDDDDNDEATFQVNTRTLGTNTSDIDRVYHSEDDEIQSEFFEDDTGAVFWDEEVDNYDGPGDIDEYADYLEELDLINDADDHHTESGEDYQLTRPLQATDYDVAANGNAHFIVDDDGESELDDELDLATLDLTTPGVDSISTWVAPGDDADEDDELDEVLDIVTERTDVAEEDRLVIKAEATGLYGAMVDHDDNDWDALDDGFQASTLDELTNNDGEGINFEVEADDATGNQDATQLDLDGADDEDIFILADQDAGEFVVIVDTSSSDAFDSSIEDGMDFTAELEYETDSDDRYEFADLQEPFDGGANGDAAYPYFNADSTQSVSTEFTIVEPEATFENLDEDDNVQLETSDEFEVTGETNIAPGSDASVRITNAGDTPSFLHTLDDTEIDSDGSFATEAVDLSDRDEGDEGEVDFRVGGSTVDDVDALFVDELETDDEPEETDDTEEETDDTEEETDDSDDEPVETDDSDDEPVETDDSDDEPVDSDDSVPGFGVAVALVALLAAAMLALRRQH; encoded by the coding sequence ATGAGTACACGAAACACAACATCATATCGTGAAAAGGGACGCGCAGTGTTCCTGGCCGCGATTATGGTCATTTCCGTCGTTGCCATGTCCGCTGCATTTGCGGGCGCCGCAACGGCGACCGACGACGACCTTGATTCCGGTTCGACTTACTGGCAAGGGCAAGAGCTCCACCTGAACCTGACGGGTGCTGACGACCCTGATAATGAATACCAAGTCCGCTCGTACGATTCGAGCGACGATGACGTTGGTGGACTCCAAGACGAATTCTCCACTGATGAAGACGATAACTACACTTACGAAACGGACGGACTCGATGCTGGTGACTACGTAGTCACCAATGCTGGCGACAACTCCGTTGTTGAATTTGACAATGGTGTAGTTCATGACCCCGATGCAAACGCTAGCGACGCCTACTTCGAGATCACCACCCAAGATCTCGACGTTGAGTTCGATGACGACGAAGTCAACGACGGTGACAGCAGCACCACCGACCTCGACATCGACTCGAACCGAGGTTCCTACTCGGTAATCGTCGGTGCTGACGGTGACCTCGACGACGAGGAGCTGTTCAACATCTTTGTTAACAACGACAGCGTTGGCTCGGATACGCTAGACGACATCGACAATGCTGACCACGCTGACGATCTCTACGACGAGATCCGCGACGAGAGCGTCTCTAACGCCTCCACGATCAACGACGATCACGAGCCAACCGACTCGGGGTACGAGCACTATGGCTTCGGTGCCTTCAATGCCTCACTGTACGATGACAGCGAGGACGATTACGAAGAGCTGATCGTTCTCAGCGACATCAGCGACAGAGAAGAAGAAGTTAACTTCCAGGATATCGACGCCGACGAGTACGACTTCGACTTCGAGATTGTCGATACGACGGCTGAAGACTCCGCGACGATCAACGTTGTTGAAGAAGACGTCGATGGATCGTTCGATCAGAGCGTCTACACGCAGACCGCCGGTGACGTCGTCGAGTTCACCGTCGAACTCGAGGACACCGACGAAGCGTGGATCCAGATCGGTGACGAAGACGCTGGATTCGTCGACATCGTTCACGTCGAGGACGACGACGACAACGACGAAGCGACCTTCCAGGTCAACACCCGTACGCTCGGAACGAACACCTCTGATATCGATCGAGTCTATCACTCTGAGGACGACGAAATCCAGAGTGAGTTCTTCGAAGATGATACCGGTGCTGTGTTCTGGGACGAAGAAGTCGATAACTACGATGGACCCGGTGACATCGACGAGTACGCCGACTACCTCGAAGAGCTCGACCTGATCAACGATGCAGACGATCACCACACCGAAAGTGGCGAGGATTACCAGCTGACCCGTCCACTGCAGGCGACTGACTACGATGTCGCTGCAAACGGCAACGCACACTTCATCGTTGACGACGACGGCGAGTCCGAACTCGACGACGAGCTCGACCTTGCCACGCTCGATCTAACGACGCCCGGTGTCGACTCCATCAGTACGTGGGTCGCTCCAGGTGACGACGCTGACGAGGATGACGAACTCGACGAAGTCCTCGACATCGTCACTGAGCGCACGGACGTCGCTGAAGAAGACCGTCTCGTCATCAAGGCCGAAGCGACCGGCCTCTACGGCGCGATGGTTGACCATGACGACAACGACTGGGACGCACTCGATGATGGCTTCCAGGCCAGCACTCTCGATGAGCTCACCAACAACGATGGTGAGGGTATCAACTTCGAAGTCGAAGCTGACGACGCCACGGGCAACCAGGACGCTACTCAGCTCGACCTCGATGGTGCAGATGACGAAGACATCTTCATCCTCGCCGATCAGGATGCAGGTGAGTTCGTCGTCATCGTCGACACGAGTTCCAGTGACGCGTTCGACAGCTCCATTGAAGACGGAATGGACTTCACCGCTGAACTCGAGTACGAGACGGACAGCGACGACCGCTACGAATTCGCTGACCTTCAAGAGCCATTCGACGGTGGCGCGAACGGCGACGCCGCGTACCCGTACTTCAACGCTGACTCGACCCAGTCCGTGAGCACCGAGTTCACGATCGTCGAGCCAGAGGCCACGTTCGAGAACCTCGACGAGGACGACAACGTCCAGCTCGAGACCTCGGACGAGTTCGAAGTCACCGGTGAGACGAACATCGCACCGGGTTCGGACGCGAGCGTCCGCATCACGAACGCTGGCGACACGCCAAGCTTCCTGCACACGCTCGATGACACCGAGATCGACTCGGACGGATCGTTCGCGACGGAAGCCGTCGATCTGAGCGACCGTGACGAAGGCGACGAAGGCGAAGTCGACTTCCGTGTTGGCGGTAGCACGGTCGACGACGTCGACGCGCTCTTCGTCGACGAGCTCGAGACCGACGACGAGCCAGAAGAGACTGACGACACTGAAGAAGAAACCGACGACACTGAAGAAGAAACCGACGACTCCGATGACGAGCCAGTCGAGACCGACGACTCTGACGATGAGCCAGTCGAGACCGACGACTCCGATGACGAGCCAGTCGACTCTGACGACAGTGTCCCAGGCTTCGGTGTTGCAGTCGCACTCGTTGCCCTGCTGGCAGCCGCGATGCTCGCGCTTCGCCGCCAGCACTAA
- a CDS encoding amino acid ABC transporter ATP-binding protein, producing the protein MTLEAINVHHGYGNETVFEGVSLTVTPGEVVGIIGPSGVGKSTLLRLLALFDAPNQGSISYENEDVWQVSEQQRLEYRRQIGMVFQEASLFDASARRNAEYGLRVRQSWTDRLRHELSSLVGKTNGTGDAIEALDTVGLREKVDQDASSLSGGEAQRVAFARALAYEPDILLLDEPTSDLDPRNTAVIEDAVLEAKKRGIGVVIATHDMHQAERIADRVAVLLENDIIEVGDTETVFENPTDERTQKFIDGELIY; encoded by the coding sequence ATGACCCTCGAAGCAATCAACGTCCATCACGGCTACGGAAACGAAACGGTATTCGAAGGGGTATCGCTGACAGTGACACCGGGTGAAGTCGTCGGAATCATCGGCCCATCAGGAGTGGGAAAGTCCACGTTGCTTCGGTTGCTCGCACTCTTCGACGCTCCTAATCAGGGATCGATTTCGTACGAGAACGAGGACGTTTGGCAAGTGTCGGAACAGCAGCGTCTCGAGTACCGCCGACAGATCGGCATGGTGTTCCAAGAAGCGAGTCTCTTCGACGCGAGCGCTCGTCGTAACGCAGAGTACGGTCTCCGCGTTCGGCAATCATGGACCGATCGGCTTCGTCACGAACTCTCGAGTCTCGTCGGAAAGACAAATGGGACTGGTGATGCGATCGAGGCCCTCGATACCGTCGGGTTGCGGGAGAAAGTCGACCAGGACGCCTCATCGCTCTCTGGTGGAGAGGCCCAGCGAGTCGCGTTTGCCCGCGCTTTGGCTTATGAGCCGGATATTTTGCTCCTCGACGAACCGACGTCGGATCTCGATCCGCGGAATACGGCAGTCATCGAAGACGCGGTTCTCGAGGCGAAAAAGCGTGGGATCGGCGTTGTGATCGCAACGCACGATATGCATCAAGCTGAGCGGATCGCCGATAGAGTCGCAGTCCTCCTCGAGAACGACATTATCGAGGTTGGAGACACCGAAACGGTCTTCGAAAATCCGACTGACGAACGCACCCAGAAATTTATCGATGGTGAACTGATATACTGA
- a CDS encoding ABC transporter permease gives MPLDLPILSLLFVDFPFEWNYIRSIIRVSLYVSITAVVLSTLFSIPVALLVGFKDFRGKTLLTSIINTGMGFPSVVVGLIVLFTVSNEGPLGSWDLVFTPEAMIMSQFVLAAPVITGVSLAAVSSVEQNVRDAAYAMGGTKMDVALVTIKEARYGIATAVLAGFGRAISEVGSVLIVGGNIAGSDGTSVTRTLTTAIQLEARQGRFETAMILGAILVVLVLLVNAIVVRLGNGGGRYG, from the coding sequence ATGCCACTCGATCTACCGATACTCTCACTACTGTTCGTTGACTTTCCCTTCGAATGGAACTACATTCGGAGTATCATTCGGGTTTCGCTCTACGTGAGTATCACAGCTGTCGTGCTGAGTACGCTATTTAGTATTCCTGTCGCACTTCTTGTCGGCTTCAAAGACTTTCGCGGGAAGACGCTCCTCACGTCGATCATCAATACGGGAATGGGATTTCCAAGCGTCGTCGTCGGGTTGATCGTGCTGTTCACAGTGTCCAACGAGGGACCGCTCGGGTCGTGGGATCTCGTGTTCACGCCCGAAGCCATGATCATGTCACAGTTCGTTCTTGCCGCGCCAGTCATTACGGGCGTCAGTCTCGCCGCAGTGAGTAGCGTCGAACAGAACGTCCGCGATGCAGCATATGCGATGGGCGGGACAAAGATGGACGTCGCTCTCGTCACGATCAAAGAAGCTCGCTACGGAATCGCGACGGCAGTTCTCGCAGGGTTCGGACGAGCGATCAGCGAGGTCGGCTCCGTTCTCATCGTCGGTGGGAACATCGCTGGTTCGGACGGAACATCCGTTACGCGAACCCTCACGACCGCGATACAGCTCGAGGCGCGGCAGGGTCGCTTCGAGACGGCGATGATCCTCGGTGCGATCTTGGTCGTCCTCGTGTTGCTCGTCAATGCGATCGTCGTTCGGCTCGGGAACGGAGGTGGACGGTACGGATGA
- a CDS encoding FAD-dependent oxidoreductase, which produces MSDQPRVEIYTKEDCPYCEKAMDLFDSKGIEYVTHNVTTGKRRFPTDWSEENSREDSDDLFEEMVERADGRKTAPEVFIDDELIGGWDDTSALEETGELDEKLGLETDGDDEVEHRPLLIAGTGIAGLTAAIYAGRSNNDPLVIEGDEPGGQLTLTTDVANYPGFPEGISGPELVNNMKAQARRFGAELENGIVDSVDASSRPFRVELTNGDVYTADAIIAASGASARTLGIPGEDELMGYGLSTCATCDGAFFRDEDMLVVGGGDAAMEEATFLTKFADTVYIAHRREEFRAEDYWVDRVHEKVEAGEIEIMKNTEVIEIHGSQQAGVDHVTLVQNERGHPTDRLDDPETEEFEFDVGAVFFAIGHTPNTEYLEGTGVEMDADGYLKTQGGDGGGQTETGVPGIFGAGDVVDYHYQQAVTAAGMGSKAALDADEYIEERERAAAEGETEVAAADD; this is translated from the coding sequence ATGAGCGACCAGCCTCGAGTCGAAATCTACACCAAGGAGGACTGTCCCTACTGCGAGAAAGCGATGGATCTCTTCGACAGCAAGGGTATCGAGTACGTGACGCACAACGTCACGACCGGGAAACGAAGGTTCCCGACCGATTGGAGCGAGGAGAACTCGAGAGAGGACAGCGACGATCTGTTCGAGGAGATGGTCGAGCGCGCCGACGGCCGCAAGACGGCTCCCGAAGTGTTCATCGACGACGAGCTGATCGGCGGCTGGGACGACACCAGCGCGCTCGAGGAGACGGGCGAACTCGACGAGAAACTCGGCCTCGAGACCGACGGCGACGACGAGGTCGAGCACCGCCCGCTCCTGATCGCGGGAACCGGAATCGCCGGACTGACCGCGGCGATCTACGCCGGTCGTTCGAACAACGACCCGCTGGTCATCGAGGGCGACGAACCCGGCGGTCAGCTGACGCTGACGACCGACGTCGCGAACTATCCCGGCTTCCCGGAGGGCATCAGCGGTCCGGAGCTGGTCAACAACATGAAAGCGCAGGCCAGGCGATTCGGTGCCGAACTCGAAAACGGCATCGTCGACTCCGTCGACGCCTCGAGTCGACCGTTCCGCGTCGAGTTGACCAACGGCGACGTCTACACCGCCGACGCGATCATCGCGGCCTCGGGGGCGAGCGCCCGGACGCTCGGCATCCCCGGCGAGGACGAGCTCATGGGGTACGGACTCTCGACCTGTGCGACCTGCGACGGCGCGTTCTTCCGCGACGAGGACATGCTCGTCGTCGGCGGCGGCGACGCCGCGATGGAGGAAGCGACGTTTCTGACCAAGTTTGCCGACACCGTCTACATCGCCCACCGACGCGAGGAGTTCCGTGCCGAGGATTACTGGGTCGACCGCGTCCACGAGAAAGTCGAGGCCGGCGAGATCGAGATCATGAAAAACACCGAAGTGATCGAGATCCACGGCTCCCAGCAGGCGGGCGTCGACCACGTCACCCTCGTCCAAAACGAGCGGGGCCATCCAACCGATCGGCTCGACGACCCCGAAACCGAGGAGTTCGAGTTCGACGTCGGCGCGGTCTTCTTCGCGATCGGCCACACCCCGAACACCGAGTACCTCGAGGGAACCGGCGTCGAGATGGACGCCGACGGCTACCTAAAGACCCAGGGCGGCGACGGCGGCGGCCAGACCGAAACCGGCGTTCCGGGTATTTTCGGTGCCGGCGACGTCGTCGACTATCACTACCAGCAGGCGGTCACCGCCGCCGGGATGGGCTCGAAAGCCGCCCTCGACGCCGACGAGTACATAGAGGAGAGAGAGCGCGCCGCGGCGGAGGGCGAAACCGAAGTGGCCGCGGCGGACGATTAG
- a CDS encoding DUF7342 family protein, giving the protein MTSDRDRDDGRTQASMTRGERVRAAARTLRTPRTASWLATETDVSAKTAKKYLDQLVEDNVLRTTEQGGQTLYCVDQLMATYREVASLQRDHHREELTDSLESMRARITDWKDEYDVETPGELRASIAGLEDRAEVERRRDIAGEWEHLDDRIPVVRAALNEYEWATKRDALPA; this is encoded by the coding sequence ATGACCAGCGATCGTGACCGGGACGACGGCCGTACTCAGGCCTCGATGACGCGCGGAGAGCGAGTTCGCGCCGCCGCGCGCACGCTTCGGACACCCCGTACTGCGTCGTGGCTCGCCACCGAAACGGACGTGTCAGCCAAGACGGCCAAAAAATATCTCGATCAACTCGTCGAGGACAACGTTCTCCGAACGACCGAGCAGGGCGGTCAGACGCTCTATTGCGTCGACCAGCTTATGGCAACCTATCGCGAAGTCGCTTCCCTCCAGCGCGATCACCATCGAGAGGAGCTCACCGATTCCCTCGAGTCGATGCGTGCCAGAATCACGGATTGGAAAGACGAATACGACGTCGAGACGCCGGGTGAGCTTCGGGCAAGCATCGCCGGCCTCGAGGACAGAGCGGAAGTCGAGAGACGTCGCGACATCGCCGGCGAGTGGGAGCATCTCGACGATCGTATTCCGGTCGTTCGAGCGGCCCTTAACGAATACGAGTGGGCGACGAAACGTGACGCACTCCCCGCGTGA